The DNA region GCAAACACCTTGTTCTTAGGCGAATCAACAACAATTTTACCATCATGTAATAAAATTATTCGATCAGCCACCATTAAGGCACTTTCAATATCATGTGTAACGACAATCGAGGTGGTCTGCAAGTCTTTTTGCACCTTCACCATTAAACGATTAATCGTGCCAGCCATAATAGGATCTAGTCCGGCTGTTGGTTCATCATATAATAAAATTTCTGGACTGGTTGCAATAGCCCGAGCTAAACTTACTCGTTTCTTCATCCCACCCGATAATTCATTCGGCATTAAGGAGCCCATATCTTCTAAACCAACAAGTTTTAATAATTCTATAACCCGAGCCTCAATTTGCTTCTCAGATAATTTAGTATGTTGTCGCAAGCCAAAAGCAATATTTTCTTTTACATTTAAAAAATCAAAC from Succinispira mobilis DSM 6222 includes:
- a CDS encoding ABC transporter ATP-binding protein, translating into MQEYIKLVNVGVAYGSKQVLQDINLTLHKGECVALLGPSGSGKSTILRLIIGLQAQTTGQIYLKNRAVSSYTKAELEQLRTQMGMVFQYSALFDFLNVKENIAFGLRQHTKLSEKQIEARVIELLKLVGLEDMGSLMPNELSGGMKKRVSLARAIATSPEILLYDEPTAGLDPIMAGTINRLMVKVQKDLQTTSIVVTHDIESALMVADRIILLHDGKIVVDSPKNKVFAVDNLILQEFIYGWDEMRVLRSKERLEHEVYR